Below is a window of Deltaproteobacteria bacterium DNA.
ATTCCCGCAGGTGCTGGGCCACGAGGTCGTCGGCACCATCGAGGCAGTGGGGCCGGCGGTGACGGCCCGCCGGGTGGGCGAGCGCGTGGTGCTCAATCCTTGGTTGTCGTGTGCGCCGCGCGGCGTCTCGCCGGTGTGTGGCTGGTGCGCGCAAGGTGAGTACGCCCAGTGTGAGAATTTCACTCGGGGCGTGATTGCTCCCGGTATTCACACCGGCAACAGCCGCCATGCCACCGGCGGCTTCGCGCCGCTGGTGCCGGCGCACGAATCGCAGTGCCTGCCGATTCCCGACGGCATTAGCGACGAGCAGGCGGTTCTGGCCGACCCCTTCTCGGTCTCACTGCACGCGGTCCTGCATCACCCGCCGGTGGCCGGCGGCACGGCCTTGATCTACGGCTGCGGCACCTTGGGGCTGTTGTCGATTGCGATTCTGCGGGCGCTTTATCCCAGCGTCCGGCTTTGCGCGGTGGCGCGCTACGACCACCAAGCGGAGCTCGCCCGCCGCTTCGGCGCCGAGCGCGTCATCATGTGGCGGCCGACCGCCGGCGTCATCCAGGCCGTCAGCCAGTTCACCGGCGCCGAGAGCCAGCCGCCGTGGCACGGGCTACCCATGCTCAACGGCGGCGTCGACGTCGTCTATGACTCGGTAGCCTCGGCTGAAGCCCTCGAAGTCGGCGTCCGCGTCACCCGCCCGCGCGGGCGTCTGGTGGTCACCGGCGTCGAGATTCCGCAACGTTTCGAGTGGACGCCGCTGTATTTCAAGGAGCTGGCCATCATCGGCTCGAACGCCTTCGCCCTCGAAGACTACGACGGCCGGCGCCAGCACGCGATGCAGTGGTACTTCGACTTCATTCAGAACAAGCAGTTAGATGTGACGCCGGTTCTGACACACCGCTACCGCCTCGAGGACTACCGCGAAGCCTTCATGACCTGCTGGGACCAAGGCCGAGCGCGCGCAGTGAAGGTGCTGTTCGAGTACTGATCCGTCAGGTCTGCAAGCTCCGCCGGAGGCCGAAGCCGGCCGGCCGCTTGATCATCGCGCTCAATGCTCGATCTTCGGTTCGACCCAATTGGGCTCGCGTTTCTCGGCGAAGGCACGGGGGCCTTCGAGCTGATCGGGATGATCCCACATGCCCATCAGGTGGCGGCCGCCGGCTTTCATGGCCTCGGTCAAGCCGGCTTCGAGCGCGCCCCAGAGTGCGCGCTTTGAGGCGATCAGGGCGGTGGGCGAGTTCTTGGCGATCTTCTCCGCCAAGCTCTGCGCCTCGTCAAAAAGCCGCTCCGGTGGGTCGACGATCTGGCTGATCATCCCCAGCTCGTAGGCACGCTGGGCGCTCATGCGCTCGTACTTACCGGTCATGGCCATGCGCATGACGGCCTCGAACGGCATCCGCCGGGCGAGTCCGATGGCCTCGTACGCGACCACCTGGCCCACCGAGGTGTGCGGATCCATGAAGGTGGCGTTGCTGGCGGCGATGACGATATCGGCATCCGCGACGTAGTGCAGTCCCCCGCCGGCGCAGATGCCGTTGACCGCACAGATCACCGGCTTCTGCACGCCGCAGTGCCAGGAGGTCAGGCGCAAGTCGAAATTCTTCAACTTGTCGGTGGCGCGCTTCATTCCGCGCGGGTCGGCGGCGATCTCCTTGACGTCGACGCCGGTGTTGAACCCGCGCCCCGTGCCGCTGTTGACGATGACCCGCACGGCGGGGTCGCTGTCGAGTTCGATCCAGGCCTGAGCCGTCTCGTCCATTAACTTGGCGTTCATGGCGTTCAACGCTTGCGGGCGGTTGAAGATCAGCCAACCGACGCGCCCGCGCTTTTCAACGATGATGGTCTCGTATGCCATTCGGTGCTCCTCTCCGCTGCCGGCGCTACGGTGTATCACCGGCACCGGTGTCCGCAAGGGGCGACGCGCAGCGGCGTTTGCCCATCAGCCCGGCTCTCGCCTATGATTCGGCGGTAGTTGGTTGAGGTAGCTCAGCGCTGTCGGTCAAGCCACCGATAGCAAGGGGGAGTGCGTTGTCTCGCCTGAGCATGATACGCGACGCGACCAAGCGGCTGTACCCTTGGGTACCGGCAATGGTGCAGGACGGGCTGCTGTCCGCCTACTTCGTCGCCAAGGCGCGCCGGCTTCATGGCGCCGCCTTTCGCCGGCGGCTCGCCGCACTTACAGAGAGTGAGCACTTCGATGCCGCCGGGCTTGCCGGCGGGCAGGCGCTCGCGCTGGCCGCCATGCTGGAGGCCGCGGCGCACGCGCCCTATTACCGCCGCCTGTTTGCCGAGCGCGGGCTCGATCCGCGCGCGCTGCGCACGCCGGCGGACTTGGCGTTGCTGCCGTTGCTGGAAAAAGAGAGCGTGCGCCGGGCGGGCGACCAATTCGTCGACGCGCGGCTGGATCGGCGGCTGCTGCTGAGCGCCCGCACCAGCGGCACCACCGGCACGCCGCTGCAAATCTATTTCACCCCCGAGTTCGAAGCGGCCGAGGAGGCTTTTCTGGCGCGGCAATGGCTCTGGGCCAACTGCCCGTTGGCGGCGCGGCGCGTGAAGCTGCGCGAGGACGTCGTGGTGGTGGGCGAGCACCCGCGGCGGCCGTACCGTTGGAACCTGGCCTTGCGCGAGCTGCGGACGTCGTCATTCCATCTCTCCCCCGATACCGTGGCGGCCTATGTCGCGGCCATCCGCCGATTTCGCCCACTGGCGCTGGTGGGCTGGCCATCGACGGCGGGAACGCTGGCGACACTGATGCACGAGCAGGGCCTGGAGTGTCGCATCCCGTTCGTGTTCACCTCGTCGGAGAATCTGTCGCGCAGCCGCCGGGAACTGCTCGCGCGCGCGTTCGGCGCACAGGTCTTCGACCACTACGGACTCACCGAAGGCGTGGTCGCCATTCAACAGTGTGAGCGCGGCAGCTACCACATCATCCCGGAGTACGGCATCGTGGAGCTACTGCCGGTGGCGGGTGATCACTCGGGCGAGTTGCGCGAAATCGTCGCCACCGGGCTGCTTAATCGCGCGATGCCGCTGTTGCGCTACCGCACCGGCGACCACGTGCGAGTCAAGGCCGGAGCCCGCTGCGACTGCGCCCGGGCGTTTCCGGTGGTGGAGGAAATCGTCGGGCGCGATTGCGACTTGCTGATGGCGGCCTCGGGCGCGCGCGTGCCTGCCGCCGATATCGCGCTCGCCAATCTCGAAGGGGTGCGCGAGAGCCAGATCGTACAGGAAGAGGACGGCCGCATCTCGGTGCAGCTGGTGCC
It encodes the following:
- a CDS encoding alcohol dehydrogenase catalytic domain-containing protein, with protein sequence MRALVVYYSLPRLAATRLLAALTPRAYVGPLAPLALTEIADPVLPAPDWVTIRARLCGLCGSDYKQVFLKGALDNPMTALISFPQVLGHEVVGTIEAVGPAVTARRVGERVVLNPWLSCAPRGVSPVCGWCAQGEYAQCENFTRGVIAPGIHTGNSRHATGGFAPLVPAHESQCLPIPDGISDEQAVLADPFSVSLHAVLHHPPVAGGTALIYGCGTLGLLSIAILRALYPSVRLCAVARYDHQAELARRFGAERVIMWRPTAGVIQAVSQFTGAESQPPWHGLPMLNGGVDVVYDSVASAEALEVGVRVTRPRGRLVVTGVEIPQRFEWTPLYFKELAIIGSNAFALEDYDGRRQHAMQWYFDFIQNKQLDVTPVLTHRYRLEDYREAFMTCWDQGRARAVKVLFEY
- a CDS encoding phenylacetate--CoA ligase family protein — protein: MSRLSMIRDATKRLYPWVPAMVQDGLLSAYFVAKARRLHGAAFRRRLAALTESEHFDAAGLAGGQALALAAMLEAAAHAPYYRRLFAERGLDPRALRTPADLALLPLLEKESVRRAGDQFVDARLDRRLLLSARTSGTTGTPLQIYFTPEFEAAEEAFLARQWLWANCPLAARRVKLREDVVVVGEHPRRPYRWNLALRELRTSSFHLSPDTVAAYVAAIRRFRPLALVGWPSTAGTLATLMHEQGLECRIPFVFTSSENLSRSRRELLARAFGAQVFDHYGLTEGVVAIQQCERGSYHIIPEYGIVELLPVAGDHSGELREIVATGLLNRAMPLLRYRTGDHVRVKAGARCDCARAFPVVEEIVGRDCDLLMAASGARVPAADIALANLEGVRESQIVQEEDGRISVQLVPGVDYLEAMSERVRREVRFLVGELPIEVKLTSAIPREASGKFRSVISRCRPRPGRSPS
- a CDS encoding enoyl-CoA hydratase/isomerase family protein — its product is MAYETIIVEKRGRVGWLIFNRPQALNAMNAKLMDETAQAWIELDSDPAVRVIVNSGTGRGFNTGVDVKEIAADPRGMKRATDKLKNFDLRLTSWHCGVQKPVICAVNGICAGGGLHYVADADIVIAASNATFMDPHTSVGQVVAYEAIGLARRMPFEAVMRMAMTGKYERMSAQRAYELGMISQIVDPPERLFDEAQSLAEKIAKNSPTALIASKRALWGALEAGLTEAMKAGGRHLMGMWDHPDQLEGPRAFAEKREPNWVEPKIEH